From a region of the Sinorhizobium sp. B11 genome:
- a CDS encoding alpha-D-ribose 1-methylphosphonate 5-triphosphate diphosphatase — translation MSKETVLSNARIVLEDDILSGSILIRDGKIADISKGISVAGEDFEGDYIIPGLVELHTDHLEGHYSPRPGIRWNKTAAIQAHDAQIVTSGITTVFDCLRMGADEDGGFEHGEMREMADAIQSAEKEGRLRAEHLLHLRCEVSADNVLQHFADFENDPYVGLVSLMDHAPGQRQFQTMDQYIFYYQKKRGLSDEEFARFCARRIAESDRNSTPNRDAISKVCAERGITVASHDDATSAHVDEAIENGVRLAEFPTSIDAARLSHENGMSVLMGAPNIVRGKSHSGNIAARDLAQLGVLDVLSSDYVPLSLLHAPFILADEVEGITLPKAIAMVTATPARTVSLNDRGRIETGLRADLVRVHRSHGVPVTRSVWREGRRVA, via the coding sequence ATGAGCAAAGAAACCGTTCTTTCAAATGCCCGTATCGTTCTCGAGGACGACATCCTTTCGGGCTCTATCCTGATACGCGACGGCAAGATCGCCGATATTTCAAAAGGCATTTCGGTAGCCGGCGAAGACTTTGAGGGCGACTACATCATTCCTGGCCTCGTCGAGCTGCACACGGACCATCTGGAAGGCCACTATTCGCCGCGTCCGGGCATCCGCTGGAACAAGACGGCGGCCATCCAGGCCCATGACGCGCAGATCGTCACCTCAGGCATCACCACGGTCTTCGACTGCCTGCGCATGGGTGCTGACGAAGACGGCGGCTTCGAGCACGGCGAGATGCGCGAGATGGCCGATGCCATCCAGTCCGCCGAAAAGGAAGGGCGCCTGCGTGCCGAACATCTCCTCCATCTGCGTTGCGAGGTTTCGGCCGACAATGTGCTGCAGCACTTCGCGGATTTCGAAAACGATCCTTATGTCGGTCTCGTCTCGCTGATGGACCATGCGCCGGGCCAGCGCCAGTTCCAGACAATGGACCAGTACATCTTCTACTATCAGAAGAAGCGCGGTCTTTCCGACGAGGAGTTTGCCCGCTTCTGCGCCAGACGCATCGCCGAGTCCGATCGCAATTCGACGCCAAATCGCGACGCGATCTCCAAGGTCTGCGCCGAACGCGGCATCACCGTCGCAAGCCATGACGATGCCACATCTGCCCATGTCGATGAGGCGATCGAAAACGGCGTTCGCCTGGCCGAATTCCCGACCAGCATCGACGCAGCCCGGCTGTCGCACGAGAACGGCATGAGCGTTCTGATGGGCGCGCCGAACATCGTGCGCGGCAAGTCGCATTCCGGCAATATCGCCGCGCGTGATCTAGCGCAGCTCGGCGTTCTCGACGTGCTTTCGTCCGACTATGTGCCGCTCAGCCTGCTTCATGCGCCCTTCATTCTTGCCGACGAGGTCGAGGGCATTACCTTGCCGAAGGCAATTGCAATGGTGACGGCAACGCCAGCACGCACCGTCAGCCTCAACGATCGCGGCCGCATCGAAACCGGCCTGCGTGCCGATCTCGTCCGCGTCCACCGTTCACATGGCGTGCCGGTGACGCGTTCCGTCTGGCGTGAAGGACGCCGCGTCGCATGA
- a CDS encoding MarR family transcriptional regulator produces MDSGAYLASQLAKGFARSLHQRAAGLGFSPGQFPILLELWAEDGLTQKQLLERVDIEQATMANTLSRMVRDGLIERRPHPTDKRAQLIFLTEKARAMEAQAIDTAREADLALFKGFRVFERELMLEYIRRLIQNAKAL; encoded by the coding sequence ATGGATTCCGGCGCCTACCTTGCCAGCCAGCTGGCGAAGGGTTTTGCCCGCTCGCTGCATCAGCGCGCGGCAGGGCTCGGTTTTTCTCCCGGACAGTTCCCTATCCTTCTGGAGCTTTGGGCCGAGGACGGGCTGACGCAGAAACAGCTTCTGGAGCGCGTCGATATCGAACAGGCGACGATGGCCAACACGCTCTCACGCATGGTGCGAGACGGGTTGATCGAGCGGCGTCCGCATCCTACCGACAAACGCGCGCAGCTAATCTTTCTGACAGAAAAAGCCAGGGCGATGGAGGCGCAAGCCATCGACACAGCGCGCGAGGCTGACCTTGCGCTGTTCAAGGGTTTTCGGGTCTTCGAACGAGAGCTGATGCTCGAATATATCCGGCGGCTGATCCAGAACGCCAAGGCGCTCTGA
- a CDS encoding DUF1045 domain-containing protein, producing MRYALYFSPSKDHSLTDAASVWLGRNAFTGETYPAPEYKTLPSNEQFELTADPRRYGFHATIKAPFELASSVTEKDLMAVVEDFAAKTPAFEIPELVLGQLGRFFALVPGSLHQPLQDFAAKVVKSFEPFRAALSEADIIRRKPERLSESQRNNLMRWGYPYVMDDFGFHMTLTGQVPEERAEVMKAILTERFAAFTGRPLHISGLAVFSEEARGAPFKVHTWLPLAGAKS from the coding sequence TTGCGCTACGCTCTCTATTTTTCGCCGTCCAAGGATCATTCCCTGACGGATGCGGCCTCTGTCTGGCTCGGCCGCAATGCCTTTACTGGCGAGACCTATCCGGCACCCGAATACAAGACATTGCCGTCAAACGAACAATTCGAACTGACCGCCGATCCGCGCCGCTACGGCTTCCACGCGACGATCAAGGCGCCCTTCGAGCTTGCCTCCTCCGTGACCGAAAAGGACCTGATGGCGGTCGTCGAAGATTTTGCCGCCAAGACGCCGGCCTTTGAAATCCCCGAGCTGGTGCTCGGACAGCTCGGTCGCTTCTTCGCACTTGTTCCGGGTTCGCTGCACCAGCCGCTTCAGGATTTCGCCGCAAAGGTGGTAAAGTCTTTCGAGCCATTCCGGGCGGCACTCTCCGAGGCCGATATTATCAGGCGCAAACCGGAAAGGCTCTCCGAGAGCCAGCGCAATAATCTCATGCGCTGGGGCTATCCATATGTCATGGATGACTTCGGCTTCCATATGACGCTGACCGGTCAGGTGCCGGAAGAGCGCGCGGAAGTGATGAAGGCGATCCTGACGGAGCGTTTTGCAGCTTTCACCGGCAGGCCGCTTCACATTTCCGGCCTTGCCGTCTTTAGCGAGGAGGCGCGCGGCGCGCCTTTCAAAGTTCACACATGGCTGCCTCTTGCTGGCGCCAAAAGCTGA
- the phnN gene encoding phosphonate metabolism protein/1,5-bisphosphokinase (PRPP-forming) PhnN produces MMSHEPHPGAGAERGIMVVVVGPSGAGKDTLMNLAARHFDRREDVHFVRRVITRDGDAGGEDHLAVSDAGFASMEQSGAFAVWWEAHGLKYAIPAEVSVALSRGHLVVANGSRSALHRFQAAFPRLKVINVTARPEVLAGRLEARGRETHEDIMARLARGPLTVRGDYDVVELDNSGSLEEAERKMVDILDGFLKEIV; encoded by the coding sequence ATGATGTCACACGAACCCCATCCGGGCGCTGGTGCCGAACGCGGCATCATGGTCGTCGTCGTCGGCCCGAGCGGGGCCGGCAAGGACACGCTGATGAACCTTGCGGCCCGGCATTTCGATCGCCGCGAAGACGTGCATTTTGTCCGCCGTGTCATCACTCGCGATGGCGATGCCGGTGGGGAGGATCACCTCGCCGTTTCGGATGCGGGATTCGCATCGATGGAGCAGTCCGGCGCCTTTGCGGTGTGGTGGGAGGCGCATGGTCTCAAATACGCCATTCCGGCGGAGGTTTCCGTTGCACTTTCCAGGGGTCACCTCGTCGTGGCCAATGGCTCGCGCTCGGCCCTGCACCGTTTCCAGGCTGCTTTCCCGCGGCTGAAGGTCATCAATGTGACGGCCCGCCCGGAAGTGCTGGCCGGCCGCCTGGAGGCGCGCGGCCGCGAGACGCACGAGGACATCATGGCCCGCCTCGCACGCGGCCCGCTGACGGTGCGCGGCGATTACGACGTCGTGGAGCTCGACAATAGCGGCTCGCTGGAAGAGGCCGAGCGCAAGATGGTCGACATCCTGGATGGCTTCCTGAAGGAAATCGTCTAA
- a CDS encoding GrpB family protein — protein MAIRVVRYDPEWPSLFRRIVGELEPFLADLAPVFHHVGSTSVPGLAAKPKIDLHAAFANADVLPEAIERVDSLGAFTFHGDKYQQQTWTFTSGKGSYGARLYLCSANNVVLRDRLAFRDYLRSHAERANAYAALKMKLMGEANDDWDYYTGGKRNFVLETLRLASEEG, from the coding sequence ATGGCCATTCGTGTCGTCCGCTATGACCCGGAATGGCCGTCTCTCTTCCGCCGGATCGTCGGCGAACTGGAGCCGTTTCTTGCCGATCTCGCCCCCGTCTTTCATCACGTCGGCAGCACATCGGTGCCCGGATTGGCGGCAAAGCCGAAGATCGACCTGCACGCTGCCTTCGCTAATGCGGATGTGCTTCCCGAAGCAATCGAGCGCGTAGATTCGCTTGGCGCCTTCACCTTCCATGGCGACAAATACCAACAGCAGACCTGGACCTTCACCAGCGGCAAGGGCTCCTACGGCGCACGACTATATCTCTGCTCGGCGAACAATGTCGTTTTGCGAGACCGGCTCGCGTTTCGGGACTATCTACGCTCGCACGCGGAGCGCGCGAACGCCTATGCCGCCCTTAAGATGAAACTCATGGGCGAGGCCAATGACGACTGGGATTATTATACTGGCGGCAAGCGTAACTTCGTGCTCGAGACGCTGCGGCTGGCCTCCGAAGAAGGATAG
- a CDS encoding DNA translocase FtsK — MRFPRTNLTDAEEFSSGLEADHHVEEATVAYEGEKPIPPLWQSNFSLAPNVRFTRTPETLISKRHAPEKPVREEIVVPAPQAVAVPQPLAAPQMRAPIAVNVPFDIYLPEMAEPVAPQPEPQLQPVAAVPVETTLRAATELSSISDFAFWEVMAFEETDAGPSRTPVIALQQVEPESITSRFRIMEWRPGRHNPAPVAPRATLPVTSAPARPARPPAVRVAPAPVAPAPVAQGPIVQTPEIQAPVVQSNQAPAEAPPASRVEITAPALSPVRSARMIVEKVDASGYEFPPRALLQEPPERLGEIMSQETLEQNAGLLESVLEDFGIKGEIIHVRPGPVVTLYEFEPAPGVKSSRVIGLADDIARSMSALSARVAVVPGRNVIGIELPNATRETVYFREMIESDDFDKSGYKLALGLGKTIGGEPVIAELAKMPHLLVAGTTGSGKSVAINTMILSLLYRMTPEQCRLIMVDPKMLELSVYDGIPHLLTPVVTDPKKAVMALKWAVREMEERYRKMSRLGVRNIDGYNGRVSLAREKGETIHIMVQVGFDRQTGAPIEEQQELDLAPMPYIVVIVDEMADLMMVAGKEIEGAIQRLAQMARAAGIHLIMATQRPSVDVITGTIKANFPTRISFQVTSKIDSRTILGEQGAEQLLGQGDMLHMQGGGRISRVHGPFVSDAEVEKVVAHLKTQGRPEYLDTVTAGEDEEAEDEEDGAVFDKSAMGAEDGDELYQQAVKVVLRDKKCSTSYIQRRLGIGYNRAASLVERMEKEGLVGPANHVGKREIVSGRGDNE; from the coding sequence ATGCGTTTTCCCAGAACCAATTTGACGGACGCCGAAGAGTTTTCTTCGGGACTTGAAGCTGACCATCACGTGGAAGAAGCCACTGTGGCATATGAAGGCGAAAAGCCGATTCCGCCGCTCTGGCAGAGCAATTTCTCGCTCGCCCCGAATGTCCGCTTCACCCGCACCCCGGAAACGCTGATCAGCAAGCGCCACGCGCCGGAGAAGCCTGTCCGCGAGGAAATTGTTGTGCCTGCCCCGCAGGCCGTAGCAGTGCCGCAGCCCTTGGCGGCACCGCAGATGCGCGCGCCGATCGCGGTGAACGTACCCTTCGATATTTACCTGCCCGAAATGGCTGAACCAGTCGCGCCGCAGCCGGAACCTCAGCTGCAGCCCGTTGCAGCAGTTCCCGTCGAAACGACGCTACGCGCAGCGACAGAACTTTCCTCCATCTCGGATTTCGCCTTCTGGGAGGTCATGGCCTTCGAGGAGACCGATGCCGGTCCGTCGCGTACTCCGGTCATCGCGTTGCAGCAGGTTGAACCAGAATCGATCACCTCGCGCTTCCGCATCATGGAATGGCGCCCAGGCCGACATAATCCGGCGCCGGTGGCGCCGCGCGCAACGCTGCCCGTAACGTCAGCGCCGGCCCGCCCCGCGCGTCCTCCGGCAGTGCGCGTTGCTCCGGCTCCGGTCGCTCCAGCTCCCGTCGCCCAAGGTCCGATAGTTCAGACCCCGGAAATACAGGCGCCTGTGGTCCAGTCGAACCAGGCACCGGCAGAAGCACCGCCCGCATCGCGTGTCGAGATCACCGCACCTGCACTATCCCCGGTTCGCTCTGCCCGCATGATCGTCGAGAAGGTTGATGCATCGGGCTACGAATTCCCGCCGCGTGCCCTGTTGCAGGAGCCGCCGGAGCGGCTCGGCGAGATCATGTCGCAGGAAACGCTGGAACAGAATGCCGGCCTCCTGGAGAGCGTGCTGGAGGATTTCGGCATCAAGGGCGAGATCATCCATGTCCGCCCCGGTCCGGTCGTCACCCTCTATGAATTCGAGCCGGCGCCCGGCGTAAAATCATCCCGCGTCATCGGCCTTGCCGATGATATCGCCCGCTCCATGTCGGCACTGTCTGCCCGTGTTGCTGTCGTTCCCGGCCGCAACGTCATCGGCATCGAACTGCCGAATGCGACGCGCGAAACCGTCTATTTCCGCGAGATGATCGAGAGCGACGATTTCGACAAGAGCGGCTACAAGCTGGCGCTCGGCCTCGGCAAGACGATCGGCGGCGAACCCGTGATCGCCGAACTCGCGAAGATGCCGCATCTGCTCGTTGCCGGCACCACCGGCTCCGGCAAGTCAGTCGCCATCAACACGATGATCCTGTCGCTGCTCTACCGCATGACGCCGGAACAGTGCCGCCTCATCATGGTCGATCCCAAGATGCTGGAACTCTCCGTCTATGACGGCATTCCGCATCTGCTAACGCCCGTCGTCACCGATCCGAAGAAGGCCGTCATGGCATTGAAATGGGCGGTGCGCGAGATGGAGGAGCGCTATCGCAAGATGTCGCGTCTCGGCGTGCGCAATATCGACGGTTATAATGGGCGCGTCTCCCTGGCCCGTGAGAAGGGCGAGACCATCCATATCATGGTCCAGGTCGGCTTCGACCGGCAGACCGGTGCGCCGATCGAGGAACAGCAGGAGCTGGACCTTGCACCGATGCCCTACATCGTCGTCATCGTCGACGAAATGGCCGACCTGATGATGGTTGCCGGCAAGGAGATCGAAGGCGCGATCCAGCGGCTTGCGCAGATGGCGCGTGCTGCCGGCATCCATCTCATCATGGCGACGCAGCGTCCTTCGGTTGATGTCATCACCGGCACGATCAAGGCGAATTTCCCGACCCGCATCTCCTTCCAGGTGACCTCGAAGATCGACAGCCGCACGATCCTTGGCGAACAGGGTGCCGAACAGCTGCTCGGCCAGGGCGACATGCTGCATATGCAGGGTGGCGGCCGCATCTCCCGTGTCCATGGTCCCTTCGTTTCCGATGCCGAAGTCGAGAAGGTCGTGGCACACCTGAAGACGCAAGGTCGGCCGGAATATCTCGATACGGTCACGGCCGGCGAGGATGAAGAAGCCGAGGACGAAGAGGACGGCGCCGTCTTCGACAAGAGCGCCATGGGTGCCGAGGATGGCGACGAGCTTTACCAGCAGGCCGTCAAGGTCGTCCTGCGCGACAAGAAGTGCTCGACCTCCTATATCCAGCGCCGCCTCGGCATCGGCTACAACAGAGCAGCTTCGCTCGTCGAGCGCATGGAGAAGGAAGGGCTGGTCGGTCCGGCAAACCATGTCGGTAAACGCGAGATCGTCTCGGGCCGCGGCGACAACGAATAA
- the polA gene encoding DNA polymerase I, translating to MKKGDHLFLIDGSGFIFRAFHALPPLTRKSDGLPVGAVSGFCNMLWKLLRDARGTDVAATPTHLAVIFDYSSKTFRKDLYDAYKANRSAPPEELVPQFGLIREATRAFNLPCIETEGFEADDIIATYARQAEAVGADVTIVSSDKDLMQLVTPNVHMYDSMKDKQISIPDVIEKWGVPPEKMIDLQAMTGDSVDNVPGIPGIGPKTAAQLLAEYGDLDTLLERAREIKQEKRRLTILENIDKAKLSRELVRLRTDVPLELDLDALVLEPQNGPKLIGFLKTMEFTTLTRRVAEFCNCDASEIDPAFVKVEWGADAHGPDLDSAEPEPVAGAVPKVNGEAVAVPPRAKAKTAVEGTFAPADLAKARAEAFATLPFDHSSYVTIRDLATLDQWIAAARDTGLVAFDTETTSLDAMQAELVGFSLAIADNTADPTGIRIRAAYVPIGHKTGVGDLLGGGLADNQIPMRDALSRLKALLEDESILKVAQNLKYDYLLMKRYGVETKSFDDTMLISYVLDAGTGAHGMDPLSEKFLGHTPIAYKDVAGSGKSNVTFDLVDIERATHYAAEDAEVTLRLWMVLKPRLAATQLTRVYERLERPLVPVLARMEERGITVDRQILSRLSGELAQGAARYEDEIYQLAGERFNIGSPKQLGDILFGKMGLAGGTKTKTGQWSTSASVLEDLAAAGFDLPRKIVDWRQLTKLKSTYTDALPGYIHPETKRVHTSYSLASTTTGRLSSSEPNLQNIPVRTAEGRKIRTAFISSPGHKLISADYSQIELRVLAHVAEIPQLVRAFEDGIDIHAMTASEMFGVPVEGMPSEVRRRAKAINFGIIYGISAFGLANQLSIERSEAGDYIKKYFERFPGIRDYMESRKQMARDKGYVETIFGRRINYPEIRSSNPSVRAFNERAAINAPIQGSAADVIRRAMIKIEPALAEAGLADRVRMLLQVHDELIFEVEDEEVEKATPIIVSVMENATSPALEMRVPLRVDARSATNWDEAH from the coding sequence ATGAAAAAAGGCGATCATCTCTTCCTTATCGACGGTTCGGGTTTCATCTTCCGGGCCTTTCATGCACTGCCTCCTCTGACGCGCAAATCCGACGGCCTGCCGGTCGGCGCTGTCTCCGGTTTTTGCAACATGCTCTGGAAGCTGCTGAGGGATGCACGCGGTACCGATGTGGCTGCCACGCCCACCCACCTCGCCGTCATTTTCGACTACTCGTCGAAGACCTTCCGCAAGGATCTCTATGACGCCTATAAGGCGAACCGTTCGGCGCCGCCCGAAGAGCTGGTGCCTCAGTTCGGCCTGATCCGCGAGGCGACACGTGCCTTCAATCTGCCCTGCATCGAGACGGAAGGTTTCGAGGCCGACGATATTATCGCGACCTATGCCCGCCAGGCTGAAGCGGTCGGCGCCGACGTGACGATCGTCTCCTCCGACAAGGACCTGATGCAGCTCGTCACCCCGAATGTCCACATGTACGACAGCATGAAGGACAAGCAGATCAGCATCCCCGATGTGATCGAGAAATGGGGTGTGCCGCCGGAAAAGATGATCGACCTGCAGGCGATGACCGGCGATTCCGTCGACAATGTTCCCGGCATCCCCGGCATCGGCCCGAAGACGGCAGCCCAGCTTCTCGCCGAATATGGCGATCTCGATACGCTTCTCGAGCGTGCCCGTGAGATCAAGCAGGAAAAGCGCCGCCTGACCATTCTCGAAAACATCGACAAGGCGAAGCTGTCCCGCGAACTCGTGCGCCTGCGCACCGACGTACCGTTGGAGCTCGATCTCGACGCGCTCGTCCTGGAACCGCAGAACGGCCCCAAGCTGATCGGTTTCCTGAAAACCATGGAATTCACCACGCTGACGCGCCGTGTTGCGGAGTTCTGCAATTGCGACGCCAGCGAGATCGACCCGGCCTTCGTAAAGGTCGAATGGGGTGCGGATGCGCATGGGCCGGACCTCGATTCAGCCGAGCCGGAACCTGTCGCGGGCGCGGTACCCAAAGTGAATGGCGAAGCGGTGGCCGTTCCACCGCGCGCAAAGGCGAAGACTGCGGTCGAAGGCACGTTTGCGCCTGCCGATCTTGCCAAGGCGCGCGCCGAGGCGTTCGCGACCCTTCCGTTCGATCATTCTTCCTATGTGACGATCCGCGACCTCGCGACTCTCGACCAATGGATCGCCGCTGCGCGCGATACCGGACTCGTTGCCTTCGATACGGAAACGACTTCGCTCGACGCCATGCAGGCCGAACTCGTTGGCTTCTCCCTGGCGATTGCCGATAACACCGCCGATCCGACAGGCATACGCATTCGCGCCGCCTATGTGCCTATCGGTCACAAGACGGGCGTTGGCGACCTTCTCGGCGGCGGTCTCGCCGACAACCAGATCCCGATGCGCGATGCGCTGTCGCGGCTGAAGGCGCTGCTGGAGGATGAATCGATCCTCAAGGTCGCTCAGAATCTGAAATACGACTACCTGCTGATGAAACGTTATGGCGTCGAGACCAAGAGTTTCGACGACACGATGCTGATATCCTACGTGCTCGACGCCGGCACCGGCGCGCACGGCATGGACCCGCTGTCTGAAAAATTCCTCGGTCACACACCGATCGCCTACAAGGACGTCGCTGGCTCCGGCAAGTCGAACGTCACCTTCGACCTCGTCGATATCGAGCGCGCGACACACTATGCAGCCGAAGATGCCGAAGTGACGTTGCGCCTGTGGATGGTGCTGAAGCCGCGCCTTGCCGCCACCCAGCTGACACGCGTCTATGAGCGCCTGGAACGTCCGCTCGTACCCGTTCTTGCGCGCATGGAAGAACGGGGGATCACCGTCGACCGCCAGATCCTGTCGCGCCTCTCGGGCGAACTGGCTCAGGGTGCAGCCAGGTACGAGGATGAAATCTATCAGCTTGCTGGTGAGAGGTTCAATATCGGCTCCCCCAAGCAGCTCGGCGACATCCTGTTCGGCAAGATGGGACTTGCCGGCGGAACCAAGACCAAGACCGGCCAGTGGTCGACCTCGGCGAGCGTGCTGGAGGACCTTGCGGCAGCGGGCTTCGATCTGCCACGCAAGATCGTCGACTGGCGCCAGCTCACCAAGCTGAAATCGACCTACACGGACGCGCTTCCGGGTTACATCCATCCGGAAACGAAGCGGGTGCACACCTCCTATTCGCTGGCGTCGACGACGACAGGCCGCCTTTCCTCTTCGGAGCCGAACCTTCAGAACATTCCGGTGCGTACCGCCGAAGGCCGCAAGATTCGCACCGCCTTCATTTCGTCGCCCGGCCACAAGCTGATCTCGGCCGACTACAGCCAGATCGAGCTGCGCGTGCTGGCCCATGTCGCCGAAATTCCCCAGCTCGTGCGCGCTTTCGAGGACGGCATCGACATCCACGCCATGACCGCCTCCGAAATGTTCGGCGTGCCCGTCGAGGGCATGCCGAGCGAGGTGCGTCGCCGCGCCAAGGCCATCAACTTCGGCATCATCTACGGCATCTCCGCCTTCGGCCTCGCCAACCAGCTTTCCATCGAGCGCTCGGAGGCCGGCGACTACATCAAGAAATATTTCGAGCGCTTTCCCGGCATCCGCGACTACATGGAAAGCCGCAAGCAGATGGCCCGCGACAAGGGATACGTCGAGACGATCTTCGGCCGCCGAATCAACTATCCGGAGATTCGCTCGTCCAATCCTTCGGTCCGCGCCTTCAACGAACGGGCCGCCATCAACGCGCCGATCCAGGGCTCGGCCGCCGATGTCATTCGCCGCGCCATGATCAAGATCGAGCCGGCGCTCGCCGAGGCCGGCCTTGCCGATAGGGTGCGCATGCTCTTGCAGGTGCACGATGAATTGATCTTCGAGGTCGAAGACGAAGAGGTCGAAAAGGCGACGCCGATCATCGTTTCGGTCATGGAAAACGCCACCTCGCCGGCGCTGGAAATGCGCGTACCGCTTCGGGTCGACGCTCGCTCCGCGACCAATTGGGACGAAGCGCACTAA